The genomic interval AACCTTAATACCTCGCAAAAAATGTACGACGGCTTGTTTCGTTCTTTTAAGTCGCTTGAAACTATGTATGCTACGCTGTCCGAAGTTAACCAGATTATAGTAAGGGCAAAAGACGAAAGTATTTTATTTTCCGACATATGTAAAAGAATAATCAACAGGGGATTATTCGTAGATTCTTTTATAGTTCTGTTTGACTCTGATCTTAATATAATATCCTCCTTTTATAACGAAAAAAGCGATTATTTAAAATTTCTGGAGGGGCATCTAAGTACCGACGAAGCTAAAAAAGGGCCGCTTATTACGTCTTTTACAAAATCAAAGATAATTATTAACAACGATACTTTAAAAAATCCTTACGTCGAACCTTGGAAAGAAGAACTTGCAAGGAGGGGTTATCTTTCTAGCGCAGCCGTCCCCGTCGTAAAAAAAGGAAAAACGATAGGCGTTCTTTCTTTATATGCAAACGAAAGAGAATTTTTTAAAAGAGAAACTTATAATTTGTTAAAAGAAATGATGTTGGATATAAATTATGCCCTCGATAAAATAGAAGACGAAAAATGGCATTTTATGATTCGCACCGCATTAAATTCCGGTTCGGATTTTGCTATTATTTTAGACAAATATTTCAAAATACTGTTTGTTAATGAAAGCGCATATAAAATATTCGGCTATACCGCAGACGAACTCATAAGCGAACATTATTCCAAAATATTTGAAGGCGGCTCAGGCAAAGAATCGATGGCAAAAAGATTTCTTGCCGCTATTATTTCAGGCGAAATTTTAACGGATATATTTGCTTATAAAACGAAAACCGGCCGCGATATATACTGTTATACGACGATTACTCCTTTTTTTGCTGCCGGTAATTTTTCTAACGGCGTTACCGGCGGCGCAGTCGACGCTATAGAATATTATATAACTACAGGCAAAGATATTACAGACGAAATAAAAGCCGAAGAAACTATAGAACGTTTGATAAACTTCGATCCGCTTACCGGTTTTCCAAATAAAAAACTGCTGAAAGAAAAAATAGACGAATTTATAAAAGATGCATCTTATATGAGTATTAGCAATTCTTCCCATTGTGCATTAGTTATATTAAACCCCGTTAATTTTTCTTTAATAAACCATACTTATGGTTTTGATGCAGGTAGTCATATATTAAAGGAAGCAGGCGAGAGGATAAAAAAAATTATAAAAAATTTCGATATTTTGGCAAGATGGGACGCAGATAAATTTGCCGTGTTTTTAAAACGCTTAAAATTTGACGAAGATGCCCTTCATATAATAAACAGAGTTTTGTCGGTTCTAAACGAACCGTTTTATTATTTGCAAGACGGCGAAAAAAAGATAAATATATCTTTTAACGCAGGAATATCCGTTTATTCTAAAGACGCCGGCACTGCGCAGGCTATGTTCGACCAAGCCGAATCGGCGCTGCTTAACGCAAAATCAAAGGGAGAAAATGCCGTAAGTTTTTTTAAAAAAGAATTTGAGGAATCTGCTCGAAAAAAAGTAGAATTAAAAAACGGTCTAAGCGAAGCTTTTGAAAAAAATCAATTCGTACTGCACTATCAGCCTTATTTTGACGTGAAAACCGGTTCGATAAAAGGAGCCGAAGCCCTTCTTCGGTGGCGTAAAGACGGAATGTTAGTTCCGCTGATGGAGTTTATACCGTTCATGGAACAGAGCGGGATAATTACTAAAGTTGAAAATTGGATTTTAGAAGACGTATCGCTTAACATTAAAAAGTGGTCGGACGAAGGCCTTAAAGTAGTACCTATTTCCGTTAATATATCTCCTACAAGTTTTGCCGACCCTAATTTAAAAGACAATATGCATGCGGCGCTTAATAAAAACGGCGTAAACCCTAATTTGTTTAATTTGGAAATCGTAGAAAGAACGTTTATAAATAACTTAGACTACTCTTCAAAACTTTTGGGAAGTTTAAAAGAAAAAGGATTCGGACTTTCCATAGACGATTTCGGAACAGGTTATTCTTCCCTTTCCTATCTTGCAGACCTTCCGTTCGATATACTTAAAATAGATATATCTTTCGTAAGGAAAATGCTTGCGGACAAACATTCCAGATATATAGTCGAAACCATAATCTATCTTTCCAAGAAATTAAATATGAAATCTATAGCGGAAGGCGTCGAGACCGACGAACAGTTTAACCTCTTGAAAGAATTAGGTTGCGATTGCATTCAGGGGTTTTTGCTTTCAAAACCTTTAGAGGTTGAAAAATTTAAAACAATGCTTGTTTAAAAAATATGGCTAAAATTTTTATAACCGGCGGAATTTCTTCCGGCAAGTCGCAGTTTGCCGAAAATACGGCGCTTGCGCTTTATAAGTCCAATATGAATGCAGATGCGGGAATGTCGGACGGCATATTGACGGTCATGCGGGGCGGGGCGGAAACGGATGCCGGCAATTTTCCCCTGCTTCATTTTATAGCTACCGCAAATACAAAAATTAAAATAAACGCAAAAGACGATGAAATGCTTTTAAAAATTAAAAAGCATAAGGAAAAACGGAATAAAACTTTTATCGTGCATGAAAATTTCGACGATTTAACCGCCGAGATAGACGCAGTCCGCAATTCTTTCCCCGACGAACGGATTGAGGAAATGTCCGTAATATTAATAGATTCAATGACTTTATGGCTTTCGTCCGTTTTTTCCGACATAAAATATTTTGATTTTGCCGAGGAAGCGGTCTTGAAGTTTTCCGAATATCTTTCCGCCGTAAGATGTTCCGTAATAACCGTTTCCGATTCTCTCGGCTTTAATTTAGTTTCCGTAGATGCATACGTCAGAAAATTCGTAGAACTAAACGGTTTAATGGAGCAGAAACTTTCCGCCGTTTCCGATAAAGCTTACTGCGTTATTGCCGGAAATCCGCTTGCTTTGAAGTAAAATCTAATTTATAATTAATCTTATATGAATAATAAAGAACGTTTATTTTCTATTGCAAAGAAAATTAAACCGGTTAATAAAAAAAAGTTTTATAAAATTGCCGAAAACAGGCTGAATAAGCTGATTAAACCTAAGGGCAGCCTCGGCAGATTAGAGGACTTTGCAAAAGACGTAGTAGCTATAACGGAAGAAGAAAGGCCTTTTTTGGCTTATTATAATAAAGAAGATAAATGTTTAAATCTTAATAAATGCGTCTGCGTTTTTGCCGGAGACCACGGAGTCGTCGAAGAGGGCGTCAGTTTGTTTAAGCAGGACGTTACGACTCAAATGGTCAGGAATTTTCTTAGCGGCGGAGCCGCAATTAACGCCATAGCCGCTTCGGTCGGCGCCGATGTTTTAGTAACCGACGTAGGAATAAAAAGCGATGCGCCGTTTCAGGGAGATAATTTCATAAACGGAAAAGTAAAAAACGGCGCCTTTAATATTAACAAAGGTCCGGCAATGACGGAAAACGAAGCAGTAGAATCGATTTTAAAAGGAATAGAAACCGCCGATATAGTAATCAAGGAAAAAGATGCCAAAATATGCGCAACCGGCGATATGGGAATAGGTAATACGACGCCGGCTTCCGCGGTTACCTGCTTTTATTCAAAAAAATCTCCGGAACTCGTCTGCGGAAAAGGAACTGGTGTGAGCGCCGCCGTAATTAAGAAAAAAGCGGCAATTATTAAAAAAGCCATAGAATCTAATATAAGAGGCGGCGTAAATAGCGATGCCGTGGACGTCCTTGCCGGCGTCGGCGGACTGGAAATAGGCGCCATAGCCGGATTTATAATAGGGTGCGCTTTAAATAGGACGCCCGTAGTAGTGGACGGTTTTATTTCTACGGCAGGGGCTTTGATTGCTTTAAATATAAATCAGGCGGTTGCCGATTATATGTTTATGGGTCATCTTTCGGAAGAAAAAGGGCATAAAACGGCCGTTTCTCTTACCGGCAAAACCCCTATATTAAACCTTTCTATGAGGCTCGGCGAAGGAACCGGAGCAGTTATTGCTATGAAGATAATCGAAACGGCGCTCGATATGTATAATAATATGCTTACGTTCGACGAAGCGGGCGTTATAGCTTCAAAACTAAATGTTTAGTTAATTCTGCGCCGCCTCGTCGTTATCCGTTTAGAATAAATAATAAATAATAGATAATAAATAATACACACTATTATTAATTCATCGTCTGTCGTTTCTATAAAGAGCAAATGGCTATATTGAGCGAATTTTTAGAGTCCGTAAACTTTTTGACCGTATTTAAATTCAAAAACAAAAAATACGATGCTGTTTCTCGGACGGAACTTTTAATAAAATCTATTAAATTTTTTCCCGCCGCAGGTCTTTTTATCGGTATTATAACAGCCTTCGTTTTTTACGTATTTAATAAATTTTTGCCCTTATATACCTCGGTTTTAATTTCGATATTTTGTCTTTATGCCGTTACCGGCGGTCTTCATTTCGACGGACTGTCGGATACTTCGGACGGTTTTTTAGCATATCTGAAAAGCGGAGATAAAAATAGATTTTATAAAGCTATGAAGGACGTCAATACCGGCGCCGCTGGAAATATTGCCGTTATTTTTTACGTTTTAATTATGTGGTCGCTCATTATATCGGCAAATCAAACATACAGCCTGTATGCATCCCTGTCTTCTTTTTTAACTTTTAAACATTTTTACGGAATTTTTAGCGTTTTTAATTTTAAATTTAATTTTATATATTTAGTTTTACTGCTTTTCCCCGCGGCGGGAAGATACACCATAGTAGTTACGTCTTATTTTTCGGAAACTCCGGAAAATTTTAAAGGAATCGGAACGGTTTTTACCGAAGGAACCGATACGAAAACGTTTTTATCCGCCTCAATTATTGCGTTTTTAATTATATGCCTTACGGCGGGGCTTCCAGGTTTTTTTTCTATTTTAATAACTATTCTCGCCGTTCTTCTGACGTCGCTGTATTTCAAAAAAAAATTCGGCGGGGTAAACGGAGATATGATAGGTTTTACCGTTAAATTATCTGAACTTGTATTTGTTGCGGCTTTGCTGGAATTTCATAAAATTCTGTATTGATATGTTTAAAAAAAGGTGAAAAAAAGGTGTCAGATTTATTTATCAAAAAAAAGGTGTCAGATTTATTTATTGAAAAAACAAAACGAAAAAGGTGTCAGATTAATTTTACGCAACACCTTAATTTAATTAATTGTTGCTTGTCATATGCGTAAAATAAAATCTGACACCTTTTTCTCCCTTTTACGCAGAACTTACTTTAAAATTAACCTGACACCTTTTTCGTTTCAATATCGATAAGAATAAATTTAAAATTTAATTAATTAAAATAAAAAGGGTTTTTATGTTTGCGGTTTATTTTGCTTCAGACAGGTCGTCTTCAGGAAAGTCAACGGTTACTCTTGCTTTCTCCAGAAAATTAAAGGACGAAGGATATTCATTAAGCATTTATAAAGCCGGTCCGGATTTTATAGACCCCATTATACTTTCTAAAGCTTTAAATTCCGAAATTCAGGTTAAAAATTTAGACCCCTTTTTAATTCCAGACAGATTTTTAACGGAATGGTTTTTTAAAGAAACGCCCCCCGAATTCGGTTCGACCGTTAACGCAGGAGTAAATTTTAACGGCCTAAATTTCTACGGCGGAGAAAGCAAAAAAGCTTTTATAGCCGAAAGCGCAATGGGACTTTATGACGGAAATTCTTTTAAGGTAGCAAAAAAATTTAAATTTCCCGTCGTATTAGTCATGGACTGCAAAAAAATTTCTTCTACTATGGCATCTTTAATTTACGGATTGAAAAATTATAAAAAAGGCATAAACGTTTGTGGCGTTATCTTAAATAATATATCTTCCGAAAGGCACTATGAAATAATACGCAAAGAAATTAAAGAAAATGTTGGCGGAGTAGAAGTTTTCGGCTATATTAAAAACGACGAAAATATTTTTTCGATTAAAGAACGCCATCTCGGACTTGTAGTTCCGGAGAGCGGATATAAAACGGAAGGCGGGTATGAAGACGCCGTAGAATTTTGCGGCGAAGACAGAAAAGAAATAAGCGGGTTTGAAAAAACGGTCGTTAAGATAAAAGATGCGGTATTTAAAAACATAGATTTTAAATTTATGGTAAATATACTGGAAAAAAATTCTAAAGATTTTATCGGATTAATTAAAAAACAGACAGACAAAAACTGCGGCGGCAATAATAAATCCTATAACGATAATAGTCGGTGTTTCACAGATAGCAAAGGTAACAAAATTAACGAGGGCTGTAATAACAGCAATTATAAAACAGGCAAAAGCGTTTCAAAAATAAAAATAGCCGTAGCTTTCGACGAGGCTTTCTTTTTTTATTATAATTTTAATTTTGAAATACTAAAAAGTTTCGGAGCGGAAATCGTTTTTTTCAGCCCGTTAAAGGACAGGTTTCTGCCTTCGGGTATAAAAGCGGTTTACATAGGCGGCGGATATCCCGAAATTTATGCAGGCGCTTTGGAAAACAATCATTCCATAAAAAAAGAAATTTATGAATTCCATAAAAATAATGGTATAATATATGGCGAGTGCGGCGGACTTATGTATCTGTGCGAAAAAATTTCCTATAAAGGAGAAAGTTACGGCGCATGCGGAATTTTCCCTTTTGAAGCATCTATGGACAAAGGGGGATTGTTGCTGGGTTACAGGACTGTCAGGCTGACGGAAAATACGTTTCTTGGAGAAGCGGGTTTAACTATTAACGGGCATGAATTTCATTATTCAAAACTTCTGCCGCCTGCGCCTGCTTCAACCGGAGCGTCTGCTGTTCATATGTCGGCGGATTCGGCTGGGTTAAAGACGACGTCTTCCGAAACTGCGGTAAAAACCGTTACGGAATACGAAAGTTTAAGCGCTCCGGGCATATGGAAACGGGAAGGATACAATGTTTTAAATACTATAGGCAGTTACGTGCATCTGTCTTTTTATTCAAACAGGCTTGCTGCGGAAAATATAGTAAAATCGGCTAAAAATTTATAATAACAAAAATACAAAAATAAAAAGGAAAATAAAAAAAATGACCGAAAAAGAATATGCGTTAAAAAACGGCGGTACGAATGTTTACTCCGAAGGAACGGCGTATGTCGCCTCTAAGGAAAATATAGAACCGGAAAATCTTAAAAAAAATATTATTAACGGCAAAGCGGTTATTTTACATAACAAAGATAAGAATAAATTCGTCGGAATAGGAAAAGGCTTGACGACTAAAATAAACGCAAGCATAGGAACTTCTACCAACCATATAAATATAGAAGAAGAGGTTGCGAAAGCCTTCATAGCCGAAAAATCGGGAGCCGATACTTTAATGGAGCTTAGCGTAGGCGGCGATTTAGACTTAATAAGAAGGGAAGTACTGGCGAATACTTCCCTTCCCGTAGGCACCGTTCCGCTTTATCAGGCTTTCAGGGAGGCGATAGACGTTTATAAAAATCCGATAAAAATGCCCGAAGAATTAGTTTTCGACGTGATAGAAAAGCAGTGCGCCGACGGAATTTCGTTTATGGCTATTCACTCCGGTTTAAACATGATGTCTTTAGAAAGATTAAAAAAGCAGTCTTACAGATATGCCGGTCTCGTTTCAAAAGGCGGAGCCTACATGATTGCATGGATGATAGAAAACAACAAAGAAAACCCTTTATACGAAAGATTTGAAGACGTACTTAAAATTTTAAAAAAATACGACACCGTTCTCAGCCTCGGCAACGGTTTGCGGGCGGGAGCGACGGCGGATTCTTTCGACAGGGCTTACATGCAGGAACTTCTTATAAACTGCGAACTTTGCGATATTGCAAGAGATTACGGAGTTCAGGTTATAGTCGAAGGTCCGGGTCATATTCCCATTGATGAAATAGAGGCAAACGTTAAAATTCAGAAGAAAATGTCGGGAGACGCTCCTTTTTATGTCCTCGGTCCTTTAGTAACGGATGTAGCCGCCGGTTACGACCATATATCTTCGGCGATAGGCGGAGCTCTTTCGTCTTCTTTCGGAGCCGATTTTCTTTGTTACGTTACTCCGGCAGAACATCTGGGACTGCCTTCCGAAGAGGACGTGGCTATAGGCGTAAAATCTGCAAAGATTGCGGCTCATATAGGAGATATGATAAAATTAAAAAAGACGGACGACGACTTGAATATTTCCAAGGCCAGAAGAGATATAGATTGGGAAGGGCAGTTCAGGCATTCTATAGACCCAGAATATTCAAGGAGTATTTTTGAATCTAAAAATAATAAGGACGAAATTGCCGGCTGCAGTATGTGCGGCGAGTTCTGCGCTCCTTTAAGGGTTAAAAAATATTTTAGATATGAAATCAAACAAGGAAAAAAAGCATAATATTAAATACGCCCCGTTTATTATATTCTCGACGGTATTTATTTTAATAATAATTTTTAGCGTAAAGGGCGTTATAAGGGTTTACAGGCTCAGGTCGGAACAGCTTGCCGTACGGAAAAATATTGCCGAAATTAAGAAAAAAAACGAAAAAATAGAAAACCGGATACGCGAACTCACATATAACAAG from Candidatus Acidulodesulfobacterium acidiphilum carries:
- a CDS encoding EAL domain-containing protein, coding for MEKTENFNVDNLNTSQKMYDGLFRSFKSLETMYATLSEVNQIIVRAKDESILFSDICKRIINRGLFVDSFIVLFDSDLNIISSFYNEKSDYLKFLEGHLSTDEAKKGPLITSFTKSKIIINNDTLKNPYVEPWKEELARRGYLSSAAVPVVKKGKTIGVLSLYANEREFFKRETYNLLKEMMLDINYALDKIEDEKWHFMIRTALNSGSDFAIILDKYFKILFVNESAYKIFGYTADELISEHYSKIFEGGSGKESMAKRFLAAIISGEILTDIFAYKTKTGRDIYCYTTITPFFAAGNFSNGVTGGAVDAIEYYITTGKDITDEIKAEETIERLINFDPLTGFPNKKLLKEKIDEFIKDASYMSISNSSHCALVILNPVNFSLINHTYGFDAGSHILKEAGERIKKIIKNFDILARWDADKFAVFLKRLKFDEDALHIINRVLSVLNEPFYYLQDGEKKINISFNAGISVYSKDAGTAQAMFDQAESALLNAKSKGENAVSFFKKEFEESARKKVELKNGLSEAFEKNQFVLHYQPYFDVKTGSIKGAEALLRWRKDGMLVPLMEFIPFMEQSGIITKVENWILEDVSLNIKKWSDEGLKVVPISVNISPTSFADPNLKDNMHAALNKNGVNPNLFNLEIVERTFINNLDYSSKLLGSLKEKGFGLSIDDFGTGYSSLSYLADLPFDILKIDISFVRKMLADKHSRYIVETIIYLSKKLNMKSIAEGVETDEQFNLLKELGCDCIQGFLLSKPLEVEKFKTMLV
- the cobT gene encoding nicotinate-nucleotide--dimethylbenzimidazole phosphoribosyltransferase, producing MNNKERLFSIAKKIKPVNKKKFYKIAENRLNKLIKPKGSLGRLEDFAKDVVAITEEERPFLAYYNKEDKCLNLNKCVCVFAGDHGVVEEGVSLFKQDVTTQMVRNFLSGGAAINAIAASVGADVLVTDVGIKSDAPFQGDNFINGKVKNGAFNINKGPAMTENEAVESILKGIETADIVIKEKDAKICATGDMGIGNTTPASAVTCFYSKKSPELVCGKGTGVSAAVIKKKAAIIKKAIESNIRGGVNSDAVDVLAGVGGLEIGAIAGFIIGCALNRTPVVVDGFISTAGALIALNINQAVADYMFMGHLSEEKGHKTAVSLTGKTPILNLSMRLGEGTGAVIAMKIIETALDMYNNMLTFDEAGVIASKLNV
- a CDS encoding adenosylcobinamide-GDP ribazoletransferase; amino-acid sequence: MAILSEFLESVNFLTVFKFKNKKYDAVSRTELLIKSIKFFPAAGLFIGIITAFVFYVFNKFLPLYTSVLISIFCLYAVTGGLHFDGLSDTSDGFLAYLKSGDKNRFYKAMKDVNTGAAGNIAVIFYVLIMWSLIISANQTYSLYASLSSFLTFKHFYGIFSVFNFKFNFIYLVLLLFPAAGRYTIVVTSYFSETPENFKGIGTVFTEGTDTKTFLSASIIAFLIICLTAGLPGFFSILITILAVLLTSLYFKKKFGGVNGDMIGFTVKLSELVFVAALLEFHKILY
- a CDS encoding cobyrinate a,c-diamide synthase — its product is MFAVYFASDRSSSGKSTVTLAFSRKLKDEGYSLSIYKAGPDFIDPIILSKALNSEIQVKNLDPFLIPDRFLTEWFFKETPPEFGSTVNAGVNFNGLNFYGGESKKAFIAESAMGLYDGNSFKVAKKFKFPVVLVMDCKKISSTMASLIYGLKNYKKGINVCGVILNNISSERHYEIIRKEIKENVGGVEVFGYIKNDENIFSIKERHLGLVVPESGYKTEGGYEDAVEFCGEDRKEISGFEKTVVKIKDAVFKNIDFKFMVNILEKNSKDFIGLIKKQTDKNCGGNNKSYNDNSRCFTDSKGNKINEGCNNSNYKTGKSVSKIKIAVAFDEAFFFYYNFNFEILKSFGAEIVFFSPLKDRFLPSGIKAVYIGGGYPEIYAGALENNHSIKKEIYEFHKNNGIIYGECGGLMYLCEKISYKGESYGACGIFPFEASMDKGGLLLGYRTVRLTENTFLGEAGLTINGHEFHYSKLLPPAPASTGASAVHMSADSAGLKTTSSETAVKTVTEYESLSAPGIWKREGYNVLNTIGSYVHLSFYSNRLAAENIVKSAKNL
- the thiC gene encoding phosphomethylpyrimidine synthase ThiC; its protein translation is MTEKEYALKNGGTNVYSEGTAYVASKENIEPENLKKNIINGKAVILHNKDKNKFVGIGKGLTTKINASIGTSTNHINIEEEVAKAFIAEKSGADTLMELSVGGDLDLIRREVLANTSLPVGTVPLYQAFREAIDVYKNPIKMPEELVFDVIEKQCADGISFMAIHSGLNMMSLERLKKQSYRYAGLVSKGGAYMIAWMIENNKENPLYERFEDVLKILKKYDTVLSLGNGLRAGATADSFDRAYMQELLINCELCDIARDYGVQVIVEGPGHIPIDEIEANVKIQKKMSGDAPFYVLGPLVTDVAAGYDHISSAIGGALSSSFGADFLCYVTPAEHLGLPSEEDVAIGVKSAKIAAHIGDMIKLKKTDDDLNISKARRDIDWEGQFRHSIDPEYSRSIFESKNNKDEIAGCSMCGEFCAPLRVKKYFRYEIKQGKKA
- a CDS encoding septum formation initiator family protein encodes the protein MKSNKEKKHNIKYAPFIIFSTVFILIIIFSVKGVIRVYRLRSEQLAVRKNIAEIKKKNEKIENRIRELTYNKQYIAYIAREKLNMIRPGEIVFKFIGKKHKK